One Maribacter cobaltidurans genomic window carries:
- a CDS encoding cupin-like domain-containing protein, with product MGTFKTSPITVLETISKEDFIENYYKPQKPVLLKGLTKDWPAYKKWTLDYIQDKAGDQIVPLYNNEPAKDKQSVYAPVKEMKLFDYIEILKTKPTDLRIFFYEILKKMPDLVDDFQYPDIGLKFFKKLPALFFGGGESKVFMHYDIDLPDSMHFHFDGHKHVTLFSPEQTKYLYRVPYSIHNLESIDMDHPDFEKYPALQYAEGITANMEHGDALFMPSGYWHYIKYLDGGFSMTLRALPRSPKRFANMLYNVLVMRHFDNFTRKHWGQKWLDYKDRKAIEKTHKNILNLT from the coding sequence ATGGGAACTTTTAAAACGTCGCCAATTACCGTATTGGAAACAATCTCTAAGGAAGATTTCATTGAAAATTATTACAAGCCCCAGAAACCAGTGCTTTTAAAAGGCTTGACCAAGGACTGGCCGGCCTATAAAAAATGGACCCTTGACTATATACAGGACAAAGCAGGTGACCAAATTGTACCCCTCTACAATAACGAACCTGCCAAGGACAAACAGAGTGTATACGCTCCAGTAAAGGAGATGAAACTGTTTGATTATATTGAAATATTAAAAACGAAGCCCACGGACCTTCGTATATTCTTTTATGAAATATTGAAGAAAATGCCGGATTTGGTGGATGATTTCCAATATCCGGATATTGGCCTAAAGTTTTTTAAAAAATTACCCGCACTCTTTTTTGGTGGTGGAGAATCCAAGGTGTTCATGCACTATGACATTGATTTGCCCGATAGCATGCATTTTCATTTTGATGGACACAAACATGTGACCCTCTTTTCACCGGAACAGACAAAATATCTATATCGGGTTCCCTATTCCATCCATAATCTGGAATCCATAGATATGGACCATCCCGATTTTGAAAAGTATCCTGCCCTACAATATGCTGAAGGTATAACGGCGAATATGGAACATGGGGACGCCCTTTTTATGCCCAGTGGTTACTGGCACTATATCAAATATCTGGACGGTGGTTTTTCCATGACCTTACGTGCGCTTCCCAGAAGTCCCAAAAGATTTGCCAATATGCTCTATAATGTGTTGGTAATGCGTCATTTTGATAATTTCACCCGTAAACATTGGGGGCAAAAGTGGTTAGATTACAAGGATAGAAAGGCCATAGAAAAAACGCATAAGAACATCCTTAATCTTACCTAA